The Pseudomonadota bacterium sequence CATCGACGAAACCGCCCATGCCCCCGAGGCCTTCCATGCCGACCGCATGGAGAAGTGACGGCAGGGCCAACATCATCGGTACAACAATAAATAACCAGCGCTTATACATGTATTCCCTCCATGGTTGATGTGTAACCGATATTATACGAATAATGCTCGAATACACCACAACTTTGCAATCCTTATTCCTTGTTCGGATCAGAATAGAGATGGCCCCTGTGACATTGTCAGAAGTTCCCTGAGCCGCTCTGCAGTCTGGACCCCGGATGCGAGGAGGCGGTTGTTCGAGACAAAGGAGGGCACCGCCCTGATCCCAAGTATTTGCGCAAGTTCAGCATCTTTTCTCACGTCTGCAGCGAATTTGTGGATCTCCAGTGAATGGGCCAGATCTACCGGGTCGAGGCCCATTCCAGCAGCAATATCCATCAGGACGTTTTTGTCACCGATATCGCGGCCGAACTCGAAAAAGGCGCGGAAGAGGGCACGGTTGTATTCGGCAAGCCGGTGATGGGTTCCGGCCCATTTGGCGGCTTCATGGGCCAGCCTCGAGCGGGGTTGAATCGCCGGCTTTTTCAGGGGAAGACCGATTTTTTCGGCCAGGGGATAGACATGGTCCCGCCAGGCACTGGTCAGGTATTCTCCATTCGGATCGAGCATTTCCACCGGTTCGGGGCGCAGTTCAAAGGCACGCCAGTTGATGACCAGATCCTTTTCCGCCGCCGCCATTTTTTCCAGGGCCGGCTCCGCCAGCCAGCAGAAAGGTCAGAGATAGTCGGAATAGACGTCGAGTTTTTTCATGTTCTAGATTCCCGGATGAAGGTTGATCTGCGGGGGGCTGCAGTTGTGCGGAGCGGTATCGGCAAGTGCCATATTCACTGCAGCACCCCGGGCAAGCTTGATTTCCCGGCCATTCAATTGCCAGCCGTAGGTTTTCGAACGCATCAGGTTGTCATCGGATTCCTGACGATGGGGGAGAGACAGGGCATGGCCGAGTTCGTGGGCGGCGGTGCGGGCCGCTGAGGACCTTGCCGGATGCGGCGCACCTGCAAGGGTCGGTGCATCGGTCATCCGGATGTGTTCACCATCGTAGTACCCATTGTAGCCGCCGATATTCGGGGAAAACCACATGTCGAGCCCGTCGGCGAGCGGGGTGTCGTGATCAACGGTGTGGATCTCAAAACAGATCCCGGCCTGAGACTGCCAGATTTCATTGATCTCGGAAAATATCGGTGCGAATTCCTGCGGCATTCTGCTGCTGCCCGCCAGGTGGACGCGGAGATTGATCCGATACAGGGGCAGGTCGGCCGGGGGCAGGCTGCCTGCCGGGGCCGTTTCCGGTCTGTTCAAGGTATCAAGAAGCCAGTCGGTGATCATTTTTTCCACACCGTCAACCTCACCGAACATGTTGGTGCCGTGGATGTCCTCTTCCTCAAAAACTCTTAAGGTCGCCCCGGTGTTTTTGAGTCCGGCATGAATAACCGCAGCACCCCGATCCTGTTCCTCTCTGCTGGTCAGAATGAGCAGGGGGATTCCCGTCCATTTTACAATATGATCCATGGTCGGGATCCCCAGGTAATCTTTGCCCGGAGTCATGACGACGACGGTGGAAACCGGCACCTTCCTTTCCGCAACCGTATGGATCGCCACACTGCAGCCGACACTTGCTCCGACCAGTCCGATTTTATCCTGATCGATACCCTGATCGATCAGGTGGCGAACTGCGGCCTCCGCGTCCAGATGCATTCGGTTGAAGAGTTTGGGGTCTTTTAACGACACTCGCCTGGAAAGGTCATCTCCATTGGGGCTTACTCTACTGT is a genomic window containing:
- a CDS encoding DsbA family protein; this translates as MAAAEKDLVINWRAFELRPEPVEMLDPNGEYLTSAWRDHVYPLAEKIGLPLKKPAIQPRSRLAHEAAKWAGTHHRLAEYNRALFRAFFEFGRDIGDKNVLMDIAAGMGLDPVDLAHSLEIHKFAADVRKDAELAQILGIRAVPSFVSNNRLLASGVQTAERLRELLTMSQGPSLF
- a CDS encoding alpha/beta fold hydrolase, giving the protein MNKPALKIIFVLLTGILCLSKAEAASQKIVLTAEDGYRITGTLSPGNTKVGVVLLHMYKSDRRSWQPLVEELAGHGITTLSIDMRGHGDSRVSPNGDDLSRRVSLKDPKLFNRMHLDAEAAVRHLIDQGIDQDKIGLVGASVGCSVAIHTVAERKVPVSTVVVMTPGKDYLGIPTMDHIVKWTGIPLLILTSREEQDRGAAVIHAGLKNTGATLRVFEEEDIHGTNMFGEVDGVEKMITDWLLDTLNRPETAPAGSLPPADLPLYRINLRVHLAGSSRMPQEFAPIFSEINEIWQSQAGICFEIHTVDHDTPLADGLDMWFSPNIGGYNGYYDGEHIRMTDAPTLAGAPHPARSSAARTAAHELGHALSLPHRQESDDNLMRSKTYGWQLNGREIKLARGAAVNMALADTAPHNCSPPQINLHPGI